A single Lolium perenne isolate Kyuss_39 chromosome 6, Kyuss_2.0, whole genome shotgun sequence DNA region contains:
- the LOC139829707 gene encoding tubulin-folding cofactor C has product MEPESDSTKAAAGNRKHLAMLERLSKRTATSSSESPEASPVAAFLSRFAAAKVVAESALSACRSSPDDAPASLAAASAAVDDLERLVAEASHSLPPYELRSALAAVSDLRAAHKLAASEIRPKKSFSFRNKSKATKNPPQDPPATPQPPPEQPKPTFDAILPGLGFRGRNGATLVKDLRVANEKDGDFTLADLVSCEVYLKGKCRALYIHKLRDCRVFIGPVFGSVLIEDVERCTFVMAAHQIRIHEARATDFYLRVRSRPIIEDCSGVRFAPHALKYVGIEEDLRDSGLEEDTGNWANVDDFKWLRAVQSPNWCLVPEEERLPTLDISEVHERDDCN; this is encoded by the coding sequence ATGGAGCCGGAGTCCGACAGCACCAAAGCCGCCGCCGGCAACCGCAAGCACCTGGCCATGCTCGAGCGCCTTTCCAAGCGCACCGCGACCTCCTCATCGGAATCTCCCGAGGCCTCCCCCGTCGCCGCATTCCTCTCCCGCTTCGCCGCCGCCAAGGTCGTCGCGGAGTCCGCCCTCTCCGCCTGCCGCTCCTCCCCCGACGACGCTCCagcctccctcgccgccgcctccgccgccgtcgaCGATCTCGAACGCCTCGTCGCGGAGGCATCCCACTCGCTCCCCCCATACGAGCTCCGCTCCGCCCTCGCCGCCGTCTCCGACCTCCGCGCCGCCCACAAGCTCGCTGCCTCCGAAATCCGGCCCAAGAAGTCATTCTCCTTCAGGAACAAGAGCAAAGCCACCAAGAACCCTCCGCAAGATCCACCCGCCACGCCCCAGCCACCTCCGGAGCAGCCAAAGCCTACTTTCGATGCCATCCTGCCAGGGCTTGGGTTCAGGGGCAGGAACGGCGCTACCTTGGTGAAGGATCTGCGAGTGGCCAACGAGAAGGATGGGGATTTCACGCTTGCTGATCTGGTTTCATGCGAGGTCTACCTCAAGGGCAAATGCCGGGCGCTGTACATTCACAAGTTGAGAGATTGCCGTGTCTTTATTGGCCCTGTCTTCGGCTCGGTCCTCATAGAGGATGTCGAGCGCTGTACGTTTGTAATGGCGGCGCACCAGATCAGGATTCATGAAGCCAGGGCAACGGATTTCTACCTGCGGGTGAGGAGCAGGCCGATCATTGAAGATTGCAGTGGTGTGAGATTCGCACCACATGCTCTCAAGTATGTGGGGATTGAAGAGGATCTGAGGGATTCTGGGCTTGAGgaggatactggtaattgggccAATGTAGACGACTTCAAGTGGCTCAGGGCAGTGCAGTCACCAAACTGGTGTCTGGTTCCGGAGGAAGAGCGTCTGCCGACTCTAGACATTTCAGAAGTTCATGAACGGGATGATTGTAACTGA